The Candidatus Neomarinimicrobiota bacterium genome segment CTCAGAAAGGTGGCCAAGGTTCGGCTGTCCAACGGTATTGAGGTGATTGCCTACATACCCGGTGAAGGCCACAATTTGCAGGAACACTCCATTGTTCTGATTGAAGGGGGCAGAGTCAAGGATCTCCCCGGTGTACGTTATCATATTGTGCGGGGAACGATGGATACGGCGGGTGTCGCCGATCGTAAAACGAGCCGTTCCCGTTATGGAACCAAAAGGCCGAGATAACGATGAGAAGACGTCGACCTGAAAGGAGAGAAGTTCCGCCGGATCCAGTTTACGGTGATGAGATGGTGCAGAAGTTCATCAACAATGCGATGAGAAAGGGGAAGAAAGGGATAGCCGAAAAGAATTTCTACCAGGCGATGGACCTGGTCTCTTCAAGGACAAAGGGCGATCCTCTTGAAATGTTTCATAAAGCCATGAACAACGTAAAGCCCCTCCTCGAGGTGAAATCGAGGCGGATTGGTGGAGCCACCTATCAGATTCCCATGGAGGTACAGAAGCGCAGGGGTTATGCCCTCGCAACGCGCTGGATTCTGGCCAGTGTCGGAAACCGAAAGGGTCACAGCATGGCTGAAAACCTGGCCGCCGAGTTTATCGATGCAGCCAACGGCGAAGGCGGTGCCATTAAGAAGAAGGATGACACCCACAGAATGGCAGAGGCCAACAAGGCGTTTGCACATTACCGGTGATTAATATGAATCCCACGAACCTCGCAAATGTTCGCAATATCGGAATTCTGGCTCACATTGACGCCGGGAAAACAACCACGACTGAACGAATTCTGTATTACACGGGTAGAGTTCATCGGATGGGAGAGGTACATGACGGCGCCGCCACCATGGATTGGATGGCGCAGGAGAAAGAACGGGGGATCACCATCACCTCCGCGGCCACTACGACTTTCTGGAACGATCACAGAATCAACATCATCGACACTCCCGGTCACATCGACTTTACAGCCGAGGTTGAGCGGTCTCTCAGAATCCTTGACAGCGCCGTTGTCATTTTCTGTGCGGTGGGAGGAGTTGAACCACAAAGTGAAACCGTATGGCGTCAGGCGAATCGCTACAGAGTTCCAAGGATTGCCACGGTGAACAAGATGGACCGCACGGGGGCCGATTTCCGCCATGTTCTCGGGATGATGAAAAAGCGTCTAAACGCGAATCCCCTTCCCATTGTGCTGCCCATCGGGAGCGGCGAGCTATTCGCTGGACTTATCGATCTCATCAGCATGAAAGCCATCATTTACAATGAATCGACATTCGGCGTCGATTTCGAATTCACAGACATTCCCGAAGATATGAAGGAGGAGACCGAAGCCGCCAGGCATCATCTGGTGGAAGAGTGCGCCGCTTAT includes the following:
- the rpsL gene encoding 30S ribosomal protein S12, coding for LRKVAKVRLSNGIEVIAYIPGEGHNLQEHSIVLIEGGRVKDLPGVRYHIVRGTMDTAGVADRKTSRSRYGTKRPR
- the rpsG gene encoding 30S ribosomal protein S7; this encodes MRRRRPERREVPPDPVYGDEMVQKFINNAMRKGKKGIAEKNFYQAMDLVSSRTKGDPLEMFHKAMNNVKPLLEVKSRRIGGATYQIPMEVQKRRGYALATRWILASVGNRKGHSMAENLAAEFIDAANGEGGAIKKKDDTHRMAEANKAFAHYR